Proteins from a single region of Ascaphus truei isolate aAscTru1 unplaced genomic scaffold, aAscTru1.hap1 HAP1_SCAFFOLD_2856, whole genome shotgun sequence:
- the LOC142482997 gene encoding free fatty acid receptor 2-like, which translates to MVVSGHSYLVLSVYVVTFLTGLPSNLLAFYTFLIKVRKKSKPIDILLLNLTISDLLLLMFLPFKMEEAASGMLWKLPLFLCPLTGFCYLSSIYTSTLFLTAISVERYFCVAYPIQYKLNRKPQYAIFASIFFWIVACSHCSIVYIVQYGLQINETVLNNSTCFDKFTAEQLTIVLPVRLELCLVLFFIPFIITLFCYINVVKILMSLPHIQSKRKQRAIGLAVATLSNFVICFAPYNISHIVGFVQNSSPEWRVDALLLSTFNASLDPIVFYFSSLAVQRTFYDCFAGILRKLRTICHCNKFFTPCVRLHSGKVL; encoded by the coding sequence ATGGTGGTCTCAGGACACAGTTACCTAGTTTTATCTGTCTACGTGGTGACTTTCCTCACTGGTCTACCCTCCAATTTGTTGGCCTTTTATACCTTCTTGATCAAGGTGCGCAAGAAGTCAAAACCGATAGACATCCTTCTTCTCAACCTGACCATATCCGACCTTCTCCTACTAATGTTCCTTCCTTTCAAGATGGAGGAGGCCGCATCAGGGATGCTGTGGAAATTGCCTTTGTTTCTCTGTCCACTCACTGGATTCTGCTACCTCAGCAGCATTTATACCAGCACCCTGTTTCTCACAGCTATTAGTGTGGAACGCTACTTTTGTGTGGCTTACCCCATTCAATACAAACTGAACCGCAAGCCTCAGTATGCCATATTTGCAAGCATCTTCTTCTGGATTGTAGCCTGTTCTCACTGCAGCATTGTTTACATCGTACAGTACGGGTTACAAATCAATGAGACAGTATTAAACAATTCCACGTGCTTTGATAAGTTCACTGCGGAGCAGCTCACGATCGTGCTACCAGTGCGTTTGGAATTGTGCTTGGTATTGTTTTTCATCCCATTCATCATCACCCTTTTCTGCTATATAAACGTTGTCAAgatcctgatgtctctgccccacATACAAAGCAAGAGGAAGCAGAGAGCCATAGGTCTAGCAGTGGCCACTCTTTCCAACTTTGTCATCTGCTTTGCCCCATATAACATCTCTCACATAGTTGGGTTTGTACAGAACAGTAGCCCGGAGTGGCGGGTGGATGCTTTGCTTCTCAGCACATTCAATGCCAGTTTGGACCCAATTGTTTTCTATTTCTCCTCCTTAGCTGTTCAGAGAACTTTCTATGACTGCTTTGCAGGAATCTTGCGGAAATTGAGGACCATCTGCCATTGTAACAAATTCTTCACCCCTTGTGTGAGGTTGCATTCAGGGAAAGTTCTGTGA